The stretch of DNA gtctctggataCACACAAGACACAACCCAGCCTAGTGTAAAGGGGTCATTAAAACATaaagtcttttatttttttcaatgtcaagaaaaatattataaatattataaaaattataaatattaaaatgatctATTTTTGCTTTAACTAGTTCATTTTCACTGGTCCGGcagtgtgacaaatacatttgagaagtacaaatattccatgtagtctctgaATCAATATGAGGACATCCAAAGCTGCATGcacaataattattaaattattagcaaaatattgtttaaaatagttttagataggacatgtcaacttctcaAAAATATTTTGCATCAACTACATAAATGTGTCTGGTTGTTCAGGCCACATATTGTAAAGTTGACCACAACATCCACTACTTGAGGTCACCTGATCTAGTGAATCAATTCCATTCCCTTACAAACACTGGCTGTTTTTTCTGACTGGCATTAACTCAAGGTAACTGTTGATAGATAAGCCAGTGTTTTTattagcatgtttattgtgtgttttgtaCCACATGACTGTTACTGAAGACTGACAACTACTCTCTCTTGTCCCCTCACTATTGTGTAGTTAATTGTGAAGCTGACATCAGTGAAGATGCTGGAGACATTGAGAGACCGAGTATTGGAGGTTTATGATGGCCTGTTAGCAGGAAGAGGTaaaacaaacaatgcatatattttacatttacactttggAATGATCACCAAGACACATATTAGCAATTGTCATGAATTAAATTATGTGGTTAATCAGACTTGTGATCGACTGATAGGGTTTTtccattttattcacattttatagAACTTTAGTGCTGATGAGCAACGATTGCAAAGTGCAGGTCACAGCATGCATAGTTAGAAGTGTTCACCTTCACATACATATACCCCCAATTTTAAACTATGTActcaaattcaataaaaaaaattgtaaactgaAATTGTTCAATATCAGTTGAGAGTAGCCTTTTGGAATAAAAGGGGAACTAACAATTCTGTTAATGGGCCAAGCAGGCATGTTATCTCAAAAAGACAGAGTATCAGCTAATATACCAATCTGACACTAATTTAGACCAGAACTCGTTAGATTACGTTTGGAATCTTTATACAGTCTTAGCTTGACACATGTGAAAGTgctgtatttttgtgtgtttctctAGACAACCGGATGAAGGATTACCCTCTTATGGAGAGTCCAGTTAATATGACTGCTATTCTGCTTGCTTATCTTTTCTTTGTAATTTATGCTGGCCCTAAGTTTATGGCTAACCGCAAACCTTTCCATCTGAAAGAAGCCATGATCGTCTACAACCTGTCCTTGGTTGCCCTGTCTGTGTACATTGTATATGAGGTGAGAGTGAGCAGATTTGTGCCCCATCACACAGCCAAACGAAATGTAATGTTTGTGCATTGTTTGAACTTAAATGAAaagcttgtgtgtgtctgtacgGAGGCAGAAAGAGGTTTGTGGATTTATTTTTAATCCATTATGAATTAGCAAACACTTATCCTAGCCCATGTTTTTGATTCTGTATGAAATTACAGCTTCTCAAAAGCAAACTAAGCAAAGCGTTatggtttatatttttattagataaattaaaataaaccatCTTTATGTGATCTCTAGTTCTTGATGGCAGGGTGGGCCACAGGATACACATGGAGATGTGACCCATGTGATTATTCTGACAGCCCTAAAGGGCTCAGGGTAAGACTTACTGTGTGATTCATATAGCCTAATCTTTATAATGaatattcacattctttgtattAAAGACGTCTTTTTTCCCCCAGATGACAAAGGTAGCCTGGTTATTCCTGTTCTCAAAATTCATTGAACTTATGGATACGGTAAGATTTAAATGTGCTACTCAAAAATTGCTGAtttgaaacagtttttttttttttttttttgtgttagtaAGTTCATTTAGTGATTGTTGTCCTTGTTCAGGTGTTTTTTGTCCTGCGTAAGAAACACGGTCAGATAACTTTCCTGCACATCTTCCATCATTCCTTCATGCCCTGGACATGGTGGTGGGGCGTGAGCTATGCTCCAGGTGAGTCAATCTGCTGAGATATCTGGGTCACATTTACCAGAGCAATTAGAAATTGTTCACATGATTGACACGCTCCGTTACTGGAACCTGACAAACTTGTATTCATGTCGAACGTGGTTTTAACAATTTCCCATATGCTAAGAAATTCTGCATGTGCTGATGGGTTTTGTAAATAAGGCTCTTAGCTTTGTGTCACAGTATTTTGCCTTTTTAATAGAAGTTAAATATACcactaaaagaaaatatttttctatGCGATACCTTGCAATTGCATGGCTGTGAGTCTGACATATTGAGACAAATAACTGAAGTCCCCCCAACTAGACCGCGGTGTCACGTGGTGCCAAGATGCATGAACACAATAGTTTACTATCACTGGATGAGgagttttaaaaatgcttttataaataatGTGGAGGTGGATTTTattcacaggtatgaatccttgcaattatcagtttttgtTCAAATgaactatccagtgtaaaatgtctccaaatggatataaagttaaatgcagatgaatggaggattcagttttgaaggtcaagcgccccctgcaggaataaaacactcaaaacagtctGTGGCTGACAATGTACAATTTCGGTCTGGAGATGTGCTACCCACACAAAACTTTTGcatgaatttagaaaacatgaaatacatcacatgagtcacagccaggtctcctaagcaaccaaattggcacggtttcTATGGCGGGTATAGACACATGGGGTAaatcctcgtggttgcgattagtggttctcgctctcaatggggcgtgtggtaatttgcacgtggatcacggagaatagcatCAGCCTCCACATGCgaagtctccgcggtgtcatgcataacaagccacgtgataagatgcgtggattgactgtctcagaagtggaggcaactgagacttgtcctccgcaacccggattgaggtgagtaagcgcaccaccatgaggacctacaaagtagtgggaattgggcattccaaattgggagaaattgggattaaaaaaacaaacaaatgtgaaatgctttatttacacatggcaaaatattatatataatgtataaatatataatataaaagagtTTTTCGTAAGATCTTGTAAGCCTAAATGGGAAAACTCTTGTGCCTGTGTGggtactggagctgttgctatggttacggacAGTGGCTGCATTGTGCTTTAATGGCCAGGTGTTGGAGACTGAACATGAACTTTCAATTCATGTGAAACTGAAGCTTAAACAcacaaattccaaaatataacagaggaATTCGATCTACCAGACTCGTATCCATAAAAAAAAGCAACTTAAATCTGCTGTTTGgcagcatttaaatgactgaatgAAGATGATGGGTGTGAAACATGCAGACAGTCAGAAGTCATAGAAAGATACATGTTCTACAAATGAGACCGGAAGCTCCATTAGTCGTCCGACAACAAACTAGtaagtaaaatatttttagatgtgttggttagtggttgaccgatatagaccgataattacatttacatttatgcatttggcagacgcttttatccaaagcgacttacagtgcacttattacagggacaatccccccagagcaacctggagttaaatgccttgctcaagggcccaacagtggcatcttggtggtgctggggctcgaacccctgaccttctggtcagtaaccctgagcctcaaccactgagccaatGAGTTTTCATTGAGACATGAAAACGACCCGTCACTGTTAGTTTtgttgttactacaataatagaccggtctgcaacacagtctcatttaaacggtccgcatatcagagacGCAGCACACACATTTGATCTCATACTGTTAAAGTactcacctgtttcattctccctcacATCTCAACAGTtcactgtaacttttaactgtcttgtctaatgataaaaggcaaatatcaatcaaactaatataaatcttcctctgaagcacttATTATAACAGTCTCTCCTTaacagttccctgtcacttttctaatgttaaaaggcaaatataaataaaGCTTCTATTACATACCGTtagcaaatatgcagatatctcgtttaaacgtGTAATTCACGAATATCATGAAattccagcgttttcttcccgtcgagcgctcatctaatatcttcctctaaagcgcgtattccatcagccagaatcaaaacgtCAGGATCaaaaaaagttcctctgattcacaaatcctGACGACTAAAGACTTTCTAGCAAAAGGACTGGGTggttttatcattatagggtggttgtgtgcacacactgccaacacacatttatgttcaaacaccatgtaaaagatAATTTTGCATGATAGGTCCCACCTCCTTTTTGTGTTTGTGCGCGTTTATCAGTTTTCCTGTTTTAGGGCTTCCCTTAGCATCCACATATCCCCCAGAAATGCATCCACTTAGATGTTTACACAGTTTTTATATGAtatgcatttttgcatcagtcctgttgcataataagaaaataacTGTAAAACCGGATTACCACAATTTTGTTCTCAGAAGGTAATCTAACTGTCAAAACTCACACCGTGGCATCCCTACATCAATTTGAACTGTTATTAAGCATTATGTAATGTGTTACCCCCcccttgttttgactataaaaactctgccagtaaaacaaaaaatacattctctgaaaaacctaaatatcttctgcagtgttgtttctaaaacaatatacactcacctaaaggattattaggaacaccatactaatactgtgtttgaccccctttcgccttcagaactgccttaattctacgtggcattgattcaacaaggtgctgaaagcattctttagaaatgttggcccatattgataggatagcatcttgcagttgatggagatttgtgggatgcacatgcagggcatgaagctcccgttccaccacatcccaaagatgctctattgggttgagatctggtgactgtgggggccattttagtacagtgaactcattgtcatgttcaagaaaccaatttgaaatgattcgagctttgtgacatggtgcattatcctgctggaagtagccatcagaggatgggtacatggtggccataaagggatggacatggtcagaaacaatgctcaggtaggccgtggcatttaaacgatgcccaattggcactaaggggcctaaagtgtgccaagaaaacatcccccacaccattacaccaccaccaccagcctgcacagtggtaacaaggcatgatggatccatgttctcattctgtttacgccaaattctgactctaccatctgaatgtctcaacagaaatcgagactcatcagaccaggcaacatttttccagtcttcaactgtccaattttggtgagctcttgcaaattgtagcctgtttttcctatttgtagtggagatgagtggtacccggtggggtcttct from Xyrauchen texanus isolate HMW12.3.18 chromosome 39, RBS_HiC_50CHRs, whole genome shotgun sequence encodes:
- the LOC127632519 gene encoding elongation of very long chain fatty acids protein 1-like; this encodes MLETLRDRVLEVYDGLLAGRDNRMKDYPLMESPVNMTAILLAYLFFVIYAGPKFMANRKPFHLKEAMIVYNLSLVALSVYIVYEFLMAGWATGYTWRCDPCDYSDSPKGLRMTKVAWLFLFSKFIELMDTVFFVLRKKHGQITFLHIFHHSFMPWTWWWGVSYAPGGMGSFHAMVNSCVHVIMYFYYGLSAAGPRFQKFLWWKKYMTAIQLIQFVLISLHATQWYFMKSCDYQVPLFIHLIWMYGTFFFVLFSNFWYQAYVKGKRLPKNDQQPAQNRKANGSTTLANGSTVVSNGHSMHNENGLSNGQKHHENGSTINGKMKKA